From Thermodesulfobacteriota bacterium, one genomic window encodes:
- the rplU gene encoding 50S ribosomal protein L21 produces the protein MYAIVRTGGKQYQVAPGDRIRVEKLEGSVGDTISLGDVLLVADEGAVRVGQPQLEAATVSARIVEQDKAKKILVFKKKRRKAYRVKRGHRQPYTALEIQGINA, from the coding sequence ATGTACGCGATCGTTCGCACTGGCGGCAAACAGTATCAGGTGGCCCCCGGGGACCGCATCCGGGTGGAGAAGCTGGAGGGCAGCGTCGGAGACACCATCTCCCTGGGCGATGTCCTTCTGGTGGCCGATGAGGGTGCGGTGCGGGTCGGCCAGCCGCAGCTGGAGGCGGCCACGGTCAGCGCCCGGATTGTCGAGCAGGACAAGGCCAAGAAGATCCTGGTCTTCAAGAAGAAGCGGCGCAAGGCCTACCGGGTGAAGAGGGGGCATCGCCAGCCGTATACGGCCCTGGAGATCCAGGGGATCAACGCTTAG
- a CDS encoding response regulator encodes MPLVSDSIRSRLTLAIVILTSLPPLFLGALLLWQIFAVQRQAAADLHGEVLRRAVQAVEGAFRDLEDGVLVAATLHDLTGRTADEHRILLAQLRDLLNRRHREMIVDLSLVAGDGQETLRISRTEWYTDAELRDFRQDPLFLRVASSGRMSCSRLAIDPVRQEPLITMAVPVHEPRTGEVAWVLLCQVRLDAILSPVVSTRLGKEGVIAILDAGERLVAHPDPSEVLRHRRLPITTGLGFATDAGGRWVFQNVQELELGGQIFFAMASRPVGETFAAARRASLVVMALVACSLVLGGLLGLVAVRRISRPLGRLTETAAAIASGDVERQACLDGPQEIVLLAGAFNTMTGRLVQDIRRRQEAEQELLRAKEALESRVAERTAELEGAVVRLRQEIAERRQAEERLRRYHSIVAASQDLMSFVDGDQVYRAVNQAYLDYHQVEEEAIVGRPVAAVLGEAAFNGVVRERLDHALAGRTVTFDTVFDYRGRGRRWMEVRYLPYRQENGTVAGVVVNCRDITDRLALEQRLRQDEKMRALGTLAAGIAHDFNNILNQILGGAQLARLSEAGVAEEGGAAGLDAVGQACRRGADLVRQILTYSRPGEEEKAVLFLQPLLKEALDLGTASWPTVIRVERQIDPACPPIEANASQILQVVHNLLVNAGQAMAEGGGVLTVRLEESGAPAGTPEGGVELPAGRYLHLTVADTGHGMDAKTVARIFDPFFTTKAVGQGSGLGLAISQAIVQEAGGAIVVTTAPGAGAVFEVFWPLAAAAPTVTSASSGVPASPAVPCRLLYVDDEELARSAWCTALGMVGFQVTACASAEAALAAFQADPEAFDLVITDQRMPGMSGLMLARELTRRRPALPVVLATGWNDAADAGALTAAGIRSVLQKPHELPEILAAIDLARAAGP; translated from the coding sequence ATGCCCCTCGTTTCCGACAGCATCCGCAGTCGCCTCACCCTGGCCATCGTCATCCTGACCAGCCTGCCGCCGCTCTTTTTGGGCGCGCTGCTTCTCTGGCAGATCTTCGCCGTGCAGCGGCAGGCAGCGGCCGACCTGCACGGGGAGGTGCTGCGCCGCGCGGTGCAGGCCGTGGAAGGAGCCTTCCGCGACCTGGAAGACGGGGTGCTGGTCGCGGCGACCCTCCACGATCTGACCGGTCGTACCGCCGACGAGCACCGCATCCTGCTGGCCCAGCTCCGGGACCTCCTGAACCGGCGGCACCGGGAGATGATCGTTGATCTGAGCCTGGTGGCCGGCGACGGGCAGGAGACCCTCCGAATCTCCCGCACCGAGTGGTACACGGACGCGGAACTGCGGGATTTCCGCCAGGATCCTCTGTTCCTCCGGGTTGCCTCCTCCGGCCGCATGTCCTGCAGCCGGCTGGCTATCGACCCGGTCCGTCAGGAGCCGCTCATCACCATGGCGGTGCCGGTGCATGAGCCCCGGACCGGGGAGGTGGCGTGGGTGCTGCTTTGCCAGGTGCGGCTGGACGCGATCCTGAGTCCGGTGGTCTCCACCCGTTTGGGCAAGGAGGGGGTGATCGCAATCCTGGACGCCGGGGAGCGGCTGGTGGCCCATCCTGATCCCTCGGAGGTGCTCAGGCATCGCCGCCTGCCTATCACCACCGGGCTCGGCTTTGCCACCGATGCCGGGGGACGATGGGTCTTTCAGAACGTTCAGGAGCTGGAGCTGGGCGGGCAGATCTTTTTCGCCATGGCCAGCCGGCCGGTGGGCGAGACCTTTGCCGCCGCCCGGCGGGCTTCCCTGGTGGTCATGGCCCTGGTGGCCTGCTCCCTGGTGCTGGGAGGGCTCCTGGGTCTGGTGGCCGTACGCCGCATCAGCCGGCCTCTGGGCCGCCTGACCGAGACTGCTGCCGCCATTGCCAGCGGCGACGTGGAGCGGCAGGCCTGCCTGGACGGCCCCCAGGAGATCGTCCTGCTGGCTGGGGCCTTCAACACCATGACCGGCCGTCTGGTCCAGGATATCCGCCGTCGCCAGGAGGCGGAGCAGGAGCTGCTGCGGGCCAAGGAGGCCCTGGAGTCCCGGGTAGCGGAGCGCACCGCCGAGTTGGAGGGGGCGGTCGTCCGGCTCCGCCAGGAGATCGCCGAGCGGCGTCAGGCCGAAGAGCGGCTGCGACGCTACCATTCCATTGTCGCGGCCTCCCAGGACCTGATGTCCTTCGTGGATGGGGACCAGGTTTACCGGGCGGTCAACCAGGCCTACCTCGATTACCATCAGGTGGAAGAGGAGGCCATCGTCGGCCGGCCCGTTGCTGCCGTGCTGGGGGAGGCGGCCTTCAACGGTGTGGTCCGGGAGCGCCTGGATCACGCCCTGGCTGGTCGGACGGTCACCTTCGACACGGTCTTCGATTACCGGGGCCGGGGCCGGCGCTGGATGGAGGTGCGCTACCTGCCCTACCGGCAGGAGAACGGCACGGTGGCAGGGGTGGTGGTCAACTGCCGGGACATCACCGACCGTCTGGCCCTGGAGCAGCGCTTGCGGCAGGACGAGAAGATGCGGGCCTTGGGAACGCTGGCTGCCGGTATTGCCCATGATTTCAACAACATCCTCAACCAGATCCTGGGCGGTGCCCAGCTGGCCCGCCTGTCCGAGGCCGGTGTGGCCGAGGAGGGCGGCGCCGCCGGGCTGGATGCCGTGGGCCAGGCCTGCCGGCGGGGCGCCGACCTGGTGCGGCAGATCCTGACCTACAGTCGTCCTGGCGAGGAGGAGAAGGCGGTGCTCTTCCTGCAGCCCCTTCTCAAGGAGGCCCTGGACCTGGGAACCGCTTCCTGGCCCACGGTCATTCGGGTCGAGCGCCAGATCGATCCCGCCTGCCCGCCCATCGAGGCCAACGCCAGTCAGATTCTGCAGGTGGTGCACAACCTGCTGGTCAACGCTGGCCAGGCCATGGCCGAGGGGGGCGGGGTGCTCACCGTCCGTTTGGAGGAGAGCGGCGCTCCTGCCGGGACGCCGGAGGGCGGCGTCGAGCTGCCGGCCGGCCGCTATCTCCACCTGACAGTGGCCGACACCGGCCACGGCATGGACGCCAAGACCGTGGCCCGCATCTTTGACCCCTTCTTCACCACCAAGGCGGTCGGCCAGGGCTCGGGGCTGGGGCTGGCCATCTCCCAGGCCATTGTCCAGGAGGCGGGCGGTGCCATCGTGGTCACCACTGCCCCGGGCGCCGGCGCCGTCTTCGAGGTCTTCTGGCCCCTGGCGGCTGCCGCTCCGACGGTGACTTCGGCCTCCTCCGGAGTCCCCGCATCACCAGCCGTGCCGTGCCGGCTCCTCTATGTGGATGACGAGGAGCTTGCCCGCTCCGCCTGGTGCACGGCCCTGGGCATGGTCGGCTTCCAGGTCACGGCCTGCGCCAGCGCCGAGGCGGCTCTGGCGGCCTTCCAGGCCGACCCTGAGGCCTTCGACCTAGTCATCACCGACCAGCGGATGCCCGGCATGAGCGGCCTTATGCTGGCCCGGGAGCTGACCCGGCGGCGGCCTGCGCTGCCGGTGGTCCTGGCTACCGGCTGGAATGACGCTGCGGATGCCGGCGCCTTGACGGCCGCCGGCATCCGCAGCGTCCTCCAGAAGCCCCACGAGCTGCCCGAGATCCTGGCCGCCATCGACCTGGCCCGGGCCGCAGGGCCATGA
- the obgE gene encoding GTPase ObgE yields MALVDEAKLHVKAGDGGDGCVSFRREKYVPRGGPDGGDGGDGGSVFLEASARLRSLIDFRFRAHFAAERGAHGRGKSQHGRRGRDLVVAVPLGSLIRDAASGEVVADLVTDGQRLLVARGGRGGRGNGHFATPTNRAPRRADKGTAAEERWLTIELKLLADVGLIGLPNAGKSTLLSRLSAANPKVAPYPFTTLEPQLGALHLDDRLCILADIPGLVAGAHQGVGLGIAFLRHIERTSLLVQVVDASLEHEEVLAGFRAVQEELACYRPDLPARVRLVALNKIDLVAAEGLHLLELAFDRLGVPTVPVSGMCGQGVEGLKLAIGQLVAAATGIEPRQEA; encoded by the coding sequence ATGGCCCTGGTCGACGAAGCCAAGCTCCACGTCAAGGCAGGAGACGGCGGCGACGGTTGCGTCAGCTTCCGGCGGGAGAAGTATGTGCCCAGGGGGGGGCCGGACGGCGGCGATGGCGGCGACGGCGGCAGTGTCTTTCTGGAGGCGTCAGCCCGGCTCCGCTCCCTGATCGATTTCCGCTTTCGGGCGCATTTTGCCGCCGAGCGCGGCGCCCATGGCCGGGGCAAGAGCCAACACGGCCGCCGGGGGCGTGACTTGGTGGTGGCGGTGCCCCTGGGCTCGCTGATCCGGGATGCAGCCAGCGGCGAGGTCGTGGCCGACCTGGTCACCGACGGCCAGCGGCTCCTGGTGGCCCGGGGTGGGCGGGGCGGCCGCGGCAACGGCCATTTCGCCACCCCCACCAACCGGGCGCCCCGGCGGGCCGACAAGGGCACTGCCGCCGAGGAGCGGTGGCTCACCATCGAGCTCAAGCTCCTGGCGGATGTCGGCCTCATTGGCCTGCCCAACGCCGGCAAATCCACCCTCCTGTCCCGCCTTTCCGCCGCCAATCCCAAGGTGGCGCCATACCCCTTCACCACCCTGGAGCCCCAGCTGGGCGCCTTGCATCTCGACGACCGGCTCTGTATCCTGGCGGACATTCCGGGTCTTGTCGCCGGGGCCCACCAGGGGGTGGGCCTGGGCATTGCCTTCCTCCGCCACATCGAGCGGACGTCCCTTCTGGTGCAGGTGGTGGACGCCAGCCTGGAGCACGAGGAGGTCCTGGCCGGCTTCCGGGCTGTCCAGGAGGAGCTGGCCTGCTACCGGCCGGATCTGCCGGCTCGCGTCCGTCTGGTGGCTCTCAACAAGATCGATCTGGTGGCGGCGGAGGGGCTGCATCTTCTGGAGTTGGCCTTTGATCGGCTGGGCGTGCCCACGGTTCCGGTTTCCGGGATGTGCGGTCAGGGCGTGGAAGGGCTCAAGCTGGCCATTGGCCAGCTCGTGGCGGCGGCCACCGGGATCGAGCCCCGGCAGGAGGCTTAG
- a CDS encoding HEPN domain-containing protein, whose translation MTSLTLARSYLVKATKRLKILDVLLGEEAYSDVVREAQEIVELAQKAMLRHRGIDPPKWHDVGPILLEHADRFTDLHPDQLARLARISRWLRKERELSFYGDIDFLPTEAYSLDDAQRAMADARFTVAIASGLIPSPPCAS comes from the coding sequence GTGACCTCCCTGACGCTGGCCCGGAGCTACCTAGTGAAGGCTACCAAGCGGCTCAAGATCCTGGATGTGCTCTTGGGGGAGGAGGCTTACTCCGACGTGGTGCGGGAGGCCCAGGAGATTGTGGAGCTGGCTCAGAAGGCGATGCTGCGGCACCGGGGGATCGATCCGCCCAAGTGGCACGACGTGGGGCCGATCCTCCTGGAGCATGCGGACCGCTTCACGGACCTTCATCCCGACCAGCTGGCCCGCCTGGCCCGCATCTCCCGCTGGCTGCGCAAGGAGCGGGAGCTGTCCTTCTATGGAGATATCGATTTCCTGCCCACTGAGGCCTACAGCCTCGACGATGCCCAGCGCGCCATGGCCGATGCCCGGTTCACCGTCGCGATCGCCTCCGGCCTCATCCCTTCCCCCCCCTGTGCCAGTTAG
- the proB gene encoding glutamate 5-kinase — translation MTSEIPWAEGQARRQQHLARTRRVVLKVGSAVLTAADGINLAVLENLGAEIAHLRASGREVLLVSSGAVASGRKRLGLGSRPLLIMEKQAAAAVGQSCLMHAYEDVFGRFGLTVGQILLTHDDLSHRHRFLNIRNTIFTLLRWGIVPIINENDSVSVQELRFGDNDTLAAMLTNLIEADFMACLTDVDGLYTGNPSQDPTARRVLTVAAADRRVEAMAGHVSGLLGTGGMRSKILAARMVSARGGASFIGPGREPGVIRRLFAGEAVGTFFLPQATRLAGRKHWIAFVLRPKGALVLDAGARQALVGGGRSLLPSGIREVLGRFGVGAPVQCLDEAGTAFAIGLVNYTSSDISRILGQHSSRIEEILGFTYSDEVIHRDNLVLLPGKEMKSHEHS, via the coding sequence ATGACCTCCGAGATTCCCTGGGCTGAAGGCCAGGCCCGCCGGCAGCAGCATCTGGCCCGTACCCGCCGGGTCGTGCTCAAGGTGGGCAGCGCGGTGCTCACCGCGGCGGACGGCATCAACCTCGCCGTCCTCGAAAACCTGGGCGCCGAGATCGCACACTTGCGCGCCTCCGGCCGGGAGGTGCTCCTGGTGTCGTCCGGGGCGGTGGCCTCGGGCCGCAAGCGGCTGGGCCTGGGCAGCCGGCCGCTCCTGATCATGGAGAAGCAGGCGGCGGCAGCGGTGGGCCAAAGCTGCCTCATGCACGCCTACGAGGATGTCTTCGGCCGCTTTGGCCTGACCGTGGGCCAGATCCTGCTCACCCACGACGATCTGTCCCACCGCCACCGGTTCCTGAACATCCGCAACACCATCTTCACCCTGCTCCGCTGGGGCATCGTGCCGATCATCAACGAGAACGATTCGGTGTCGGTGCAGGAGCTGCGCTTCGGGGACAACGACACCCTGGCGGCCATGCTCACCAACCTGATCGAGGCGGACTTCATGGCCTGCCTCACCGATGTGGACGGCCTGTACACCGGCAACCCCAGTCAGGATCCTACCGCCCGGCGGGTGCTGACTGTGGCAGCCGCGGACCGGAGGGTGGAGGCCATGGCCGGCCATGTCTCCGGGCTCCTGGGCACCGGTGGCATGCGCAGCAAGATCCTGGCGGCGCGCATGGTGTCCGCCCGGGGCGGCGCCTCCTTCATCGGCCCGGGGCGCGAGCCGGGCGTCATCCGCCGTCTCTTTGCCGGCGAGGCGGTGGGCACCTTCTTCCTGCCCCAGGCCACCCGGCTGGCGGGCCGCAAGCACTGGATCGCCTTCGTGCTGCGGCCCAAGGGGGCGCTGGTCCTGGATGCCGGCGCCCGCCAGGCCCTGGTCGGCGGCGGCCGGAGCCTCCTGCCCTCCGGCATCCGCGAGGTGCTGGGCCGGTTCGGGGTGGGTGCGCCGGTGCAGTGCCTGGACGAGGCCGGCACGGCCTTTGCCATCGGCCTCGTCAACTACACCAGCTCCGACATCAGCCGCATTCTGGGCCAGCACTCCTCCAGGATCGAGGAGATCCTGGGCTTCACCTACAGCGACGAGGTCATCCACCGGGACAACCTCGTCCTTCTCCCGGGCAAGGAGATGAAGAGCCATGAACATTCCTGA
- the nadD gene encoding nicotinate (nicotinamide) nucleotide adenylyltransferase: protein MAGAQPGAGQRLGILGGTFDPVHQGHLHVARAAQTALSLDAVWLIPAAGPPHKPSQPRAPFADRLAMLELAVTGEPGLVACGIEAERPSPSYTIDLLAALRGRLGPGPELFFLLGADAFVEIGSWKAYALLPAQAHLVVFPRPPVAPQEVEAAIAAVFPAFRRRSGESVWTAAGVPGRIRLLAGPPLAVSSSQVRQRISAGLPVSDLLPAAVAAHIVAHGLYLAHPALTLPPASGYGTGRPAGGDDEP, encoded by the coding sequence ATGGCCGGGGCGCAGCCGGGGGCCGGACAGCGGCTGGGCATCCTGGGCGGCACCTTCGACCCGGTCCACCAGGGCCATCTCCATGTTGCCCGGGCGGCCCAGACCGCCCTGTCCCTGGATGCGGTCTGGCTGATCCCCGCCGCCGGGCCGCCGCACAAGCCAAGCCAGCCCCGGGCCCCCTTCGCCGACCGGCTGGCCATGCTGGAGCTGGCTGTGACCGGCGAGCCGGGCCTTGTGGCCTGTGGCATCGAGGCCGAGCGGCCGAGCCCCTCCTACACCATCGACCTTTTGGCCGCGCTCCGGGGCCGGCTCGGCCCCGGGCCGGAGCTCTTCTTCCTCCTGGGCGCCGACGCCTTTGTGGAGATCGGCAGCTGGAAGGCCTATGCCCTTCTGCCCGCCCAGGCACACCTGGTGGTCTTCCCCCGGCCGCCGGTGGCGCCGCAGGAGGTCGAGGCGGCCATCGCTGCCGTCTTTCCCGCCTTCCGGCGGCGATCCGGGGAGAGCGTCTGGACGGCGGCCGGGGTGCCCGGCCGCATCCGGCTCTTGGCCGGCCCGCCGCTCGCTGTCTCCTCCAGCCAAGTCCGGCAGAGGATCAGCGCCGGTCTGCCGGTGTCCGATCTCCTGCCCGCTGCGGTGGCGGCTCATATCGTGGCCCACGGTCTCTACCTCGCCCACCCGGCTTTGACATTGCCCCCCGCGTCCGGCTATGGTACGGGCAGGCCAGCCGGGGGGGACGACGAGCCATGA
- the rpmA gene encoding 50S ribosomal protein L27, whose protein sequence is MAHKKAGGSSRNGRDSAGQRRGVKRFGGQAVRAGNILVRQVGTRIHPGTNVGCGRDFTLFAKIDGIVTFEDFGRDRKRVSVYPAQAQAQAQEG, encoded by the coding sequence ATGGCCCACAAGAAGGCAGGAGGCAGCTCCAGAAACGGGCGGGACAGCGCCGGCCAGCGGCGGGGCGTGAAGCGCTTCGGTGGCCAGGCGGTCCGGGCCGGCAACATCCTGGTCCGGCAGGTAGGCACCAGGATCCACCCGGGCACCAACGTCGGCTGCGGCCGCGACTTCACCCTGTTCGCCAAGATCGACGGTATTGTCACCTTTGAGGATTTCGGCCGTGACCGGAAGAGGGTGAGCGTCTATCCGGCCCAGGCCCAGGCCCAAGCCCAGGAGGGCTGA
- a CDS encoding glutamate-5-semialdehyde dehydrogenase, whose amino-acid sequence MNIPDSMRTMAKAAKQAARRLAPLPTEAKNRALLRMATLLAERRDLLVAENAKDLAAGREKGLSSAMLDRLTLSDKVMASLTQGLHEVAALPDPVGEVSDMVRRPSGILVGRMRIPLGVVAMIYESRPNVTVDASALCLKAGNAVILRGGSEAIHSNRALAQVLQEALAAEGVPAAAIQVVPITDREAVTTLLGLENEIDLIIPRGGEGLIRFVAENSRIPVLKHYKGVCHAFVDETADLAMAGRIVMNAKVQRPGVCNALETLLVHEGVAARFLPSMAAELAAAGVEIRGCAETCRLVPTARPATEADWGCEFLDLILAVRVVPDLDAALDHIVRYGSQHTEAIITANHGHAMRFLTEVDASAVMVNASTRFNDGGQFGLGAEIGISTSKLHAYGPMGLRELTTTKFVVFGDGQVRS is encoded by the coding sequence ATGAACATTCCTGATTCGATGCGCACCATGGCGAAGGCCGCCAAGCAGGCGGCCAGGCGGCTGGCGCCGCTGCCCACCGAGGCCAAGAACCGGGCCCTTCTGCGGATGGCCACGCTTCTGGCCGAGCGCCGGGATCTCCTGGTGGCCGAAAACGCCAAGGACCTGGCGGCCGGCCGGGAGAAAGGGCTGTCCAGCGCCATGCTCGATCGGCTGACCCTGTCGGACAAGGTGATGGCGAGCCTGACCCAGGGGCTGCACGAGGTGGCCGCCCTGCCGGATCCGGTGGGGGAGGTGAGCGATATGGTGCGGCGGCCCTCCGGCATCCTGGTAGGCCGGATGCGCATCCCCTTGGGCGTGGTGGCGATGATCTACGAATCTCGGCCCAACGTGACCGTGGACGCCTCGGCCTTGTGCCTCAAGGCCGGCAATGCCGTCATCCTGCGGGGGGGCTCCGAGGCCATCCATTCCAACCGGGCCCTGGCCCAGGTCCTCCAGGAGGCCCTGGCCGCGGAAGGGGTGCCGGCCGCTGCCATCCAGGTGGTGCCGATCACCGACCGGGAGGCGGTGACCACCCTGCTTGGCCTGGAGAACGAGATCGACCTCATCATCCCCCGGGGCGGGGAAGGGCTCATCCGCTTCGTGGCCGAGAATTCCCGGATACCGGTCCTCAAGCACTACAAGGGCGTCTGCCACGCCTTTGTGGACGAGACGGCCGATCTGGCCATGGCGGGTCGCATCGTCATGAACGCCAAGGTGCAGCGGCCCGGGGTCTGCAACGCCCTGGAGACCCTGCTGGTCCATGAAGGGGTAGCCGCGCGCTTCCTGCCGTCCATGGCCGCCGAGCTGGCCGCAGCCGGGGTCGAGATCCGGGGCTGCGCCGAGACCTGCCGCCTGGTGCCAACAGCGCGGCCAGCCACCGAGGCGGACTGGGGCTGCGAGTTTCTGGATCTCATCCTGGCGGTGCGGGTGGTGCCGGACCTGGATGCGGCGCTGGATCACATCGTCCGCTATGGCTCCCAGCATACCGAGGCCATCATCACCGCCAACCATGGCCATGCCATGCGCTTCCTCACCGAGGTGGATGCCTCGGCGGTGATGGTCAACGCCTCCACCCGCTTCAACGACGGCGGCCAGTTCGGTCTGGGCGCCGAGATCGGCATCTCGACCTCCAAGCTCCACGCCTACGGCCCCATGGGCCTCCGGGAGCTGACCACCACCAAGTTCGTGGTCTTCGGGGACGGCCAGGTGCGGAGTTAG
- a CDS encoding ABC transporter substrate binding protein, producing MRATSLPFPILLLAVLLSTGGCSESPAPASYRVGIISPGPQFEELISGFRRGLEQQLRQEGAQVTFLYDGQLEDTDEFDLAFRSLLERRIDLLLVLTSGLADRAAAATADSGLPVVAVPLLPSAPAVEVHSPARPAANVTGIQIAGGMDRGLGLFCALKPGMKRLFVPIAGPERRSGIQLADLATAASSLGVALLPAPVASVQELQAALAGMPADVDGVWLMSSILLVANADLIVQAATARRLPVAANAVPLDKGLVMTYAPGQTAMGEQASRLAARVLRDSPAASLPVETADLYLGVNLQAAAAIGLPVPDEILRQARVVLR from the coding sequence ATGAGAGCCACCAGCCTTCCCTTCCCGATCCTCCTTCTGGCGGTGCTGCTGTCCACCGGGGGCTGCTCGGAATCCCCGGCACCGGCGAGCTACCGGGTGGGCATCATCAGCCCTGGCCCCCAGTTCGAGGAACTGATCTCCGGCTTTCGCCGAGGACTGGAACAGCAGCTGCGCCAGGAAGGCGCCCAGGTGACCTTTCTGTACGACGGACAGCTGGAGGATACGGACGAATTTGACCTGGCCTTCCGATCGCTGCTGGAGCGGCGCATCGATCTCCTCCTGGTGCTGACCAGCGGCCTGGCCGACCGGGCAGCGGCGGCCACCGCCGACTCCGGGCTGCCGGTGGTGGCGGTGCCCCTGCTGCCGTCCGCTCCCGCAGTCGAGGTGCACTCGCCGGCCCGGCCGGCGGCGAACGTCACCGGCATCCAGATCGCCGGCGGTATGGACCGGGGTCTCGGCCTGTTCTGCGCCCTCAAGCCGGGCATGAAGCGCCTGTTTGTGCCCATTGCCGGGCCGGAGCGCCGGAGCGGTATCCAGCTGGCCGACCTTGCGACCGCGGCCAGCTCGCTGGGTGTCGCGCTGCTGCCCGCTCCGGTGGCCAGTGTCCAGGAGCTGCAGGCGGCCCTGGCCGGCATGCCCGCAGACGTGGACGGGGTGTGGCTGATGAGCTCCATCCTGCTGGTGGCCAACGCCGACCTCATCGTCCAGGCCGCCACCGCGCGGCGGCTGCCGGTGGCCGCCAATGCCGTACCGCTGGACAAGGGTCTGGTCATGACGTACGCGCCGGGCCAGACCGCCATGGGCGAGCAGGCCAGCCGGCTGGCAGCCAGGGTCCTCCGGGACTCGCCAGCGGCGAGCCTGCCGGTGGAGACCGCCGACCTCTACCTGGGAGTGAATCTGCAGGCAGCGGCCGCCATTGGCCTGCCGGTGCCGGACGAGATCCTGCGCCAGGCCCGCGTTGTTCTGCGCTGA
- a CDS encoding nucleotidyltransferase domain-containing protein translates to MSHGFRTGFEQLIVALAGQVRACYGPSLWAFVVFGSVARGVPRPDSDLDCLIVADPLPAGRVSRVVAFEAGVEDPLAPALVSLRSRFGISPALSPIIKTPAEVAAGSPLFLDMVEASDIRYDREGFFAGYLASLGQRLLALGARKVALGSAWYWLLTPSLVPGEVIEL, encoded by the coding sequence ATGAGCCACGGATTTCGCACCGGATTCGAACAGCTGATTGTCGCCCTGGCAGGCCAGGTACGGGCCTGCTATGGCCCGAGCCTCTGGGCCTTTGTCGTTTTCGGCTCCGTGGCCCGGGGGGTGCCCCGCCCGGATTCCGACCTGGACTGTCTGATCGTGGCTGATCCGCTGCCTGCCGGGCGGGTGTCCCGGGTGGTGGCCTTTGAGGCCGGCGTCGAGGATCCCCTGGCGCCGGCCCTGGTGTCGCTCCGGAGCCGCTTTGGCATCTCCCCGGCCCTGTCGCCGATCATCAAAACCCCGGCTGAGGTTGCCGCCGGCAGCCCGCTTTTCCTGGACATGGTGGAGGCGTCGGACATCCGTTACGATCGGGAGGGCTTTTTCGCCGGCTATCTGGCGTCCTTGGGCCAGCGGCTGCTCGCTCTCGGCGCCCGCAAGGTGGCGTTGGGCAGCGCCTGGTACTGGCTGCTCACACCCAGTCTGGTGCCCGGGGAGGTCATCGAATTGTGA